The Morococcus cerebrosus sequence TCATCCCCTCCCATCAGCAGGTCGTTGCCTTCGTTGCCGTATAGCGTATCGCTGCCGCGTCCTCCGCTTAATCGGTTATTGCCGCTGTTTCCCGTCAGAATATTATCGGCGTTGTTGCCGAATGCGAAGGTATTGTCGTTGCCTGTTAGCGTTAGGTTTTCAACGTGGGTTGGCGCGGTATAGGTAACACTGCTGTAAATCGTGTCGATACCGCCGTTCATTTCCTCAATAACCGTATCGTTCACATTATCAACATGATAGACATCATTTCCCAAGCCGCCGGCCATAGTGTCTGCACCGCTGCCGCCGTCTAAAGTATCGTTGCCATAGCCTCCGTCGAGCAGGTCGTTGCCTGCATCGCCGCGCAGGATGTCATCACCTTGTCCGCCGTAAAGTTCGTCGCGATCATCACCACCCATTAATAGGTCGTTACCTTCCATGCCATAGAGCGTGTCGCTACCTCGCCCGCCACTCAAGCGATTGTTGCCGCTGTTGCCGATAAGGCTGTTATCGGCATTGTTGCCAAAGCCGAAGATATTGTCTTTACCTTCTAAAATCAGTTTTTCAACGTGGGTTGGCGCGGTATAGGTAACACTGCTGTATATCGTATCGTAGCCTGCATCTGCGTCTTCGACGACTGTATCTTTTATATTATCTACATAGAAAGTATCGTTTCCCTTTCCTCCGAGCATGGTGTCCATACCCGTACCGCCATATAAGATATCTTCCCCGTCATGCCCAGATAGAAAATCGTTTCCGCTTCCACCATTCAGAACGTCGTTGCCGCCTAGTCCGCCAAGTCGGTCATCACCATCGTCGCCCCATAGATAATCGTTGCCATTTCCGCCAAGCATCAGATCATTGCCGCCTTTGCCATATAGACGGTTGCCGTTGGAATTGCCCGATATAACATTGTCTGCATCATTGCCGATACCTAACATACTGTTGCCCTGCAACTTCAGATCTTCGACATGTTCCGGTAAGGTAAAGTCGGTGCTGCTATAGATTAGATCGCGGCCTTCGTTTTCACGCTCGATGATGGTATCGCCCGCATTTTTACTGTAGTAAGTATCGTTCCCTAAACCACCGTAGAATATGGTATGTCCCGTACTACCATATAAAGTATCATTACGGTCCGTACCGGTAATAACGACGGATTGGTTGTTTTTTAAAGAAAGCAATGTATCAGCCATAATAGTTCTCCTGTGGAAAAATGGATGGAAAGAGTGAATAATAAAAATTTATATCTATTTGACATTAAATAGATTTTTCTTATATGGCATGATGTCGATTGTATCGGGGAAAACAATAATGTAGAAGATATAGTAATTTAAGATATTGTTTAATATGTTAATTTAAAATTAGAAATAATTAGGTGTATGGATAATAGGGAAAGTAAAACAGAAAAGGTCGTCTGAAAACTGTTTTTCAGACGACCTTTTGCCGTTTTATCACTCAAGGAAGCGAAGGAGTTACGACCGTACCTGTCCGTCGCCCAACACAATCCATTTCTGCGAAGTCAGCCCGTGTAGGCCGACGGGGCCGCGGACGTGGATTTTGTCGGTGGAAATGCCGATTTCCGCACCGAGGCCGTATTCGAAGCCGTCGGCGAAGCGGGTGGAGGCATTGACCATAACGCTGGCGCTGTCGATCGTGCGCAGGAAGGTGCGGGCGTCGGTGTAGGATTCGGTTACGATGCTGTCGGTGTGGTGGCTGCCGTGGGTGTTGATGTGGGCGACGGCTTCTTCGAGGCTGTCGACGATTTTGACGGAGAGGATGGGGGCGAGGTATTCGGTGTCCCAGTCTTCTTCGGAGGCCGTCTGAATGTGGGGCAGGATGGACAGGGTACGCGGGCAGCCGCGCAGCTCGACGTCGCGGGCGGCATATTTTTCCGCCAATACGGGTAGGATTTCGGCGGCTCGGCTTTGGTGGACGAGCAGGGTTTCCATGGTGTTGCAGGTGCCGTAGCGCGAGGTTTTGGCGTTGAAGGCGATGTTGACGGCTTTTTCGGCGTCGGCGGCGCGGTCGATATAGACGTGGCAGATGCCGTCGAGGTGTTTGATGACGGGCACGCGGGCTTCGGCGGCGATGCGGGAAACCAGCGACTTGCCGCCGCGCGGGATGACGACGTCGATAAACTCGGGACTTTGCAGCATGGCGCCGACGCTTTCGCGGTCGGTGTTTTCAATCAGGCTGACGGCTGCTGCGGGCAGGCCGTTTTCAACTAACGCCTGCGTAATCAGTTTGGAAAGCGCCATATTGCTGTTGAAGGCTTCGCTGCCGCCGCGCAGGACGCAGACGTTGCCGGATTTGAGGCAGAGGGCGGCGGCATCGACGGTTACGTTGGGGCGGGATTCGTAAATGATGCCGACAACGCCCAAAGGTACGCGCATTTTGCCAATTTGCAGGCCGTTTTCGCGGGTGCGGAATTCGTCCATTTCGCCGACGGGGTCGGGCAGGGCGGCAATCTGGCGCAAACCTTCGCACATGGCATCTATGGTTTTTTCGGTCAGCCGCAGGCGGTCGAGCAGGGCGTCGTTTAAACCTTTCTGCGCGGCTTGTTCCATATCTTGAGCGTTGGCGGCAAGGATGGCGGTTTGATGGTGTTTGATCAGTTCGGCGGCGCGCAGGAGCGCGGCGTTTTTTTGCGCGGTTTCGGCGGCGGCAACAATATAGGAAGCCTGCTTGGCGGCGGACGCGGTGCGGCGGACGTAGTCTTGGATGTTTTGCATGGTGTTTTTGCGGAGGAAGGTGGGAATGGGTTGATGATAAGGTCGTCTGAACGGGAATTCAATACAAAACAGGGTGAAGGCAGCTAACTTTCGGTTTGTTTCGCGGCAGTATGGAGTTTCGAGGTCAATGGTGGAAAGGTCGTCTGAAAATTTGAAAGTGGGTTTCAGGCGGCAGTAAATCGGGCAGTTATTCCCACTTCTGCATAGGCAGGGGCGGGAATAACGATGGTGGATAAACACCGTATCGGGAATGGGTGGATTTCGTGGGCAAAGCCCACGCTACTTCTGTCTGAAAAGATAGGGTGAATGAAAATAAGAAATCTCTATACCGTCATTCCCGCGCAGGCGGGAATCCAGACTTTGATTTTAATGTTTAAAGATTGGTACGGCTTCAAGACTCTGGATTCCCGCCTGCGCGGGAATGACGGCGTGGGTATTGCCATTTTAATCTGTTTTGGAAGGCAGGTTTCAGACGACCTTTTGTCGTATGGTCTTACTGCTGATTACAGGATTGTCGGTTGATGTTTATTAGGATTCCGTTTCCGCCAATTCCTCTGCTGCTTTTTGAACCATGTCCGGCGTGAGTTTGTTCAGACAGTCGGTGTGTCCCAGCGGGCATTCGCGTTTGAAGCAGGGCGAGCATTCGAGGTGCAGGCTGACGATTTTGGCTTTTTGGCTCAAGGGCGGGGTGTGGTCGGGGCTGGACGAGCCGTAGGCGGCGACGAGTTTGCGGTCTAGGGCGGCGGCGAGGTGCATCAGGCCGCTGTCGTTGCAGACGACGGTGTCGGCGCAGGAGAGCAGGTCAATCGCTTCGGAAAGGTTGGTTTTGCCGCAGAGGTTGGTGCAGTGGTCGTCTGAAAGGCGGTTGATTTTTTCGGCGATGTCGAAATCTTTTTGCGAGCCGAACAGCCAAACCTGCCAACCTTCCGCCAGATAGCGGCGGCCGAGTTCGGCGAAATGGCGCGCGGGCCAGCGTTTGGCGGGGCCGTATTCCGCGCCCGGACAGAAGGCGAGAACGGGTTTGTTCGTGTTTAAGCCGTATTTGGCAAGGGCGGCGGCGCGGCTTTCGGGGGAAATGGTGAAACGCGGGTTATCGGAATGTCCGTTGAAGTCCGCCTGCGTCGGATGGGCGAGGGCGGTGTAGCGGTCGACCATCAGGGGCAGGGCGGCTTTGTCGAGTTTGCGGATGTCGTTCAATAAAAAATAACGCGATTCGCCGACGTAGCCGGTGCGCTGTTTGATGCCGGTGGCGAAGGCGATGAGGGCGGATTTGAGCGAACCGGGCAGGACGATAACTTGGTCGTAACCTTGTTTACCCAGTTCGCGCCCGATGCGCCAGCGTTTTTTCAGTTCCAACGCGCCGTGTCCGAACGGGTTTTCGATGACGCGGCTGATTTCGGGCATACGCTCGAACACCGCCATCGACCATTTGGGTGCGAATGCGTCTATGGTGCAGCCGGGATGGAGTTCGTGCAGGCGGCGGTAAAGCGGCTGGGTCATGACGCAGTCGCCGATCCAGCTCGGGGTGATGATGAGGATTTTTTTGGACATGGTGGTAGGGTAGGTTTGTATTGCGCGATATTGTAGCCGATTTAAAAAGGTCGTCTGAAAAACATTTTCAGACGACCTTTTTGCATTGTGGCGATTAATGCCAACGGCTGTCGTTTTCGCACGGAATACCGTCATGATCACCGTCCATTTTGGTGTTTGGGCAGTTTTTGATAAAAAATTCCGCCTCTTCCAAAGAGTTCATTTGGGAACAGTGCTGACGACCGTCGCATTTGAATGCAGTGGTAGTGTCGGTGGTGGCAGCGGAGCCGGTTGAAGCAGTTGAACCGTGTTTGAAAGCAGTACGCCCGCTTGCCGCGTCTTTCCATGCCTTGCGTTCGGCTTTCATCTTTTCGGCAACTTCGGACACCATCGTAACCGGTGCAGCCGCCGTTGTTTCCTGTACCTGACGGCGGTATTCCTGCCAATAGTTCCAGCCGAACCATCCGCCTGCGGCCAAGAGGGCAATGACGGGGATGATCCACAGGAGTTTGGAAAAGGCTGCTTTAAAAGGCTCGGGCTCGGGGGCGAAAAAGTCGGCTTCGCCGATGCAGTCGGAAGCGAAGCAGATGTTTTCCGCTTCGTCACGTCCGCGTCTGCCTTTGATGATTTCAAACGATACGCGCTGGCCTTCGGCGGGCGGGTGCGGCAGTGTGGTGAAGGCGGAGAGCGGGGCGAATATTTCCTTACCCATGTTTTCTTCCCGGATGGCTCCGAACTTCCGGTTGTCGTTCCAGCGGATGATGGTTCCGTAATGACGCATTTTATCTATATAGAATAGTTGTTGTTTAGGTCGGTATTTTAAACGAAATATATAAATGAACAAGGGGAGGGGTTGATATTTATATGTAAATTTCGGGTTTTAAAGTTAAGAAAGATATTTTTGAAAACAGGTTGTTAATATTTTTATGATTTTATGGGTGCTTTGTTGTTGTCGTGCCGGGGTCGTCTGAAAACTTGTTTTCATGTTTGGGGTAAACCCGTTTCGCTCGCTTTCAGACGACCTGTGCGATGCATCAAAGCAAAGGCTGCTGCCGCACGATGGCGCGGATGACGGCGCGGTTGGGGTGCAGGGCGGTGCGCAGGCGTTGGGACAGGGGCTGGGGCAGGCTGAGGATGTCGGCGGCAATGGCGGCGGCGCAGACGGGGGCGGTGGCGAGGCCGCGCGTGCCGTGGGCGGTATTGATGTAGGCGTTCGGCAGGTAGGGGCAGGGGACGTTGTCGAGGCGGTAGTTTTTGTCCAACGCGAGTTTGGCGTAGGCGGTCTGCATGGCGGCGATGTCGCCGAGCGCGCCGACGACGGGCAGGTGGTCGGGGCTGTCGCAGCGCAGGGCGGCGTGTCCTTGCGGCGGGTCAGAGAGGTCGTCTGAAACCGAACGAAGCGGGTTTTGCTCAAACAATGATTGCGCCAATGGCGGGTTGAGTTGTTGCAGGGCGGCGCGGTTGGCGGTTTCTTCGTGCAGATGCCAAGCGTCGTCGTTGCTGTTGAGGACGAAGGTTGCGCCGTAGCAGTGTTGCCCTTGCCAGCTCGGGCTGATGTAGCTTTCGCCGGATAGGGCGCAGCGCAGGCGTTTGGAAAAACCGCTTGCCGCCGCTACGCTGGTTTGTCCGCGGATTTGGCGGAAAGGCAGAGTGGAGACGTTGGCATCGGCGGCGTTCGGGCTGTGCGCGCCCATGCAGTAAATGATGTGGCTTGCGCTGAAGCTGCCGCGCGGTGTGTGTGCCATCCAGTTTACGCCGTCGTATTCGGTAGCGGATAAGGGCGTGTCTTCGTGCAACGCAATCAGCGGATGATTCAGCAAGGCGCGGACGACGGCGGGCGGGTTCAGCCATACGCCCTGAGGCCAGTAGAGGCCGTCTGAAAAGACGTCTATACCTGCGATTTGCGCGGCTTCGTCGGCGGACACGCTACGGTAAAGGTGGGCGTGATGCTGCTGCAAACCCAATGCCTGATTGCGTTTGCGTTCGGCTTCGTCGAAATTGAGGTGCAACACGCCGTCGCCGCCCCATGCGTCGGAATCGGGCAACAGGTCTTGCAGCAGGCGGCGGGTGTAGCCGTAGCCTGCCAGCAGCAGTTCGGTCTGCTCGGTGTCGTGCGGCGAGATTTTGGCGTAGAGCAGCCCTTGGCGGTTGCCGCTGCCGCCTTGCGCCGCTTTGCCCGCTTCCAAAACGGTAACGCGCACGCCGTGTTCCGCCAGTTTACGCGCGGTCGCTGCTCCGGCAATGCCCGCGCCGATAACCAGCGCGCTTTCGGGCGGGGTGATGGCTTGAGGTCGTCTGAACCAAGGTTTGACGGGCTTGGGCGCGGCTTGCGGTACGGCTTCGGTCTGCCATTCGATAGGGGCGAAATGTTCGTACAGGCTGTCGGCGCGGTGCGGCGGGACAAGCCAGATATGCACGTCGGGCAACAGGTTTTCCAGAAAGTTGACGCTGTTGAACTGAAGGCATTTCACGGCTTGGTCGAGGCGGGTTTTCAGACGACCTTCCAACTCGGTCGGGGCATCGGACAAAGGAAAATTGGGCATGCGGTTTTCGCTCAGACAGGCAACCAGATGCAGCGGCGCGGGATGAGTTTCGATCACGCGGGCAAGTTCGGCGGGGGCGGGCGGGGTGTTCCAAGCGAGGATGGGCATGGCGGGGTCGTCTGAAAAAGTGGGGAAACGGATAAAAGTATCTCAGTAATTTTTATCGTCTTTTATCATCAATTTTTAGTGTAAATGATTGATGAATTTTGTTATTCCAGCCTGCGCGGGAATGACGGGATATGCGTATTTGGGATTTGAACGGATGGTTATTAAAGGTCGTCTGAAAACTTGGCAATCGGGTTTCAGACGACCTTTGGTGTTTATACGAGCTGTTCGCCCCAATGCAGTTTTTGGCGCAGGGTTCGGAAGTATTGGTAGTCGGTGGGGTGGAGGATGCGCAGGGGGTTGTGGTAGCGGCGGATGATGATGCGGTCGAGGTTTTGTACGTCGATGAAGGATTGTCCGTCGAAATGGACGCGGGCGTCGCCGCTTTGGGTAACGAGGATTTCGATTTCAGAGGTGTCGGGAATGGCGATGGGGCGGTTGGTCATGGATTGGGGGCAGATGGGCACGAGGGTGAAGGCGTGCAAGCCTGCCTGCATGATGGGGCCGCCGGCGGCAAGGGAGTAGGCGGTGGAGCCGGTGGGGGTGGAGACGATGAGGCCGTCGGAACGCTGGGTATAGACGAATTCTTGGTTGATGAAGACTTCGAACTCTATCATTTGTCCGGCACCGCCGCGCGAGAGAACGGCGTCGTTGAGGGCGAGGGCGCGGTGGAAGGTTTGTCCGTCGCGGACGAGGGCGGCTTCGATGAGGATGCGCTCTTCGGGCAGGTATTTGCCTTCGAGGACGGGCAGCAGCTCTTCGGTCATGTTTTCGCGGGGGATTTGGGTGAGGAAGCCTAAATGCCCTTGGTTGATGCCGATAACGGGTACGGCGCGGGGGGCGATTTCGCGGGCGACGGAGAGGAAGGTGCCGTCGCCGCCGAGGACGATGACGAGGTCGCAGTGTTTGCCCAAGTCGGATTTGCTGACGATGTGGCAGCCGACGGTATCTTGAACATAGATGCAGCGTTCTTCTATGCCGATTTCGTCCAGATAGACGGTGAGGCCGTGTCCCTGCAGGAAGTGGATGAGGGTGTGGGCGGTGTTTTGGATTTCGGGGGTATTGGGGCGGGTTACGATACCGATGTTGTGAAACGGGCTGTTCATAGGCATGGGGTCGTCTGAAAATTAGTCTATCCAGATGTCGCGTTCGAGCCGGTCGAGGCGTTCGTTGAGGCGGGCGACGTCGTCGCGCAGTTTGTCCACTTCTTCCATCCAGACGGACAGGGTGGCGGCGTCGATAACGGGGGATTCGGGTTCGCGGGAAAAGTCGCTGATTTGCTCGGCTATGCTTTGTCCGATTTTTTTGACGGTTTGCCCGATGTTGGCGGCGCGTTCGCTGATGCTGCCTGCGAGTGAGTCGCCGAAGATGCGGGCAAGGTCGTCTGAAGCGTAGTAGCGCAGGCTGCCGAGTATGGGCAGGACGGTCATGCCGAGCATGAGGTCGCCTTCGAGGCTGATGTCGCCGACGCCGGGTTCTTGTCCGGTCAGGATTTTGCGGATGGCGCTTTGGTGGAAGGTGATGAGGGTGTCGGCGGGTTGGTCGGCGGTTTCGAGGAAGCCGTCGTGATTGATGCGTCCGGTCAGTCCGAATCCGGCGAGGTTGAGGCTCAGGGTTTTGCCTGACAGGCGGGACA is a genomic window containing:
- a CDS encoding ubiquinone biosynthesis accessory factor UbiJ, coding for MSALFPVINHLIQQNPEHQQDLSRLSGKTLSLNLAGFGLTGRINHDGFLETADQPADTLITFHQSAIRKILTGQEPGVGDISLEGDLMLGMTVLPILGSLRYYASDDLARIFGDSLAGSISERAANIGQTVKKIGQSIAEQISDFSREPESPVIDAATLSVWMEEVDKLRDDVARLNERLDRLERDIWID
- the waaF gene encoding lipopolysaccharide heptosyltransferase II, with product MSKKILIITPSWIGDCVMTQPLYRRLHELHPGCTIDAFAPKWSMAVFERMPEISRVIENPFGHGALELKKRWRIGRELGKQGYDQVIVLPGSLKSALIAFATGIKQRTGYVGESRYFLLNDIRKLDKAALPLMVDRYTALAHPTQADFNGHSDNPRFTISPESRAAALAKYGLNTNKPVLAFCPGAEYGPAKRWPARHFAELGRRYLAEGWQVWLFGSQKDFDIAEKINRLSDDHCTNLCGKTNLSEAIDLLSCADTVVCNDSGLMHLAAALDRKLVAAYGSSSPDHTPPLSQKAKIVSLHLECSPCFKRECPLGHTDCLNKLTPDMVQKAAEELAETES
- a CDS encoding calcium-binding protein, translating into MADTLLSLKNNQSVVITGTDRNDTLYGSTGHTIFYGGLGNDTYYSKNAGDTIIERENEGRDLIYSSTDFTLPEHVEDLKLQGNSMLGIGNDADNVISGNSNGNRLYGKGGNDLMLGGNGNDYLWGDDGDDRLGGLGGNDVLNGGSGNDFLSGHDGEDILYGGTGMDTMLGGKGNDTFYVDNIKDTVVEDADAGYDTIYSSVTYTAPTHVEKLILEGKDNIFGFGNNADNSLIGNSGNNRLSGGRGSDTLYGMEGNDLLMGGDDRDELYGGQGDDILRGDAGNDLLDGGYGNDTLDGGSGADTMAGGLGNDVYHVDNVNDTVIEEMNGGIDTIYSSVTYTAPTHVENLTLTGNDNTFAFGNNADNILTGNSGNNRLSGGRGSDTLYGNEGNDLLMGGDDRDFLYGGNGDDILRGDEGNDLLDGGSGNDTLDGGSGADTMSGGYGNDIYHVDNVKDTVTEWWGEGVDTIYSSVSYTIPTYVEHLTLTGSNNTFGIGNYGDNTITGNSGHNQLNGDGGNDTLYGMSGDDLLSGGSGNDYLYGGDGDDRLNGGDGIDYLHGGDGNDYLTGGSGSDTIVTGAGKDTVAFSASDIRDGSIDRITDFNPYMDKLDLSGMRSLLSGSEANVSWSELFVKNPYYYDTGRSYLVFDSVSQTLAYRAAGASSNTVFAKFDDSQAAWLSASNIIG
- a CDS encoding NAD(+) kinase, whose protein sequence is MNSPFHNIGIVTRPNTPEIQNTAHTLIHFLQGHGLTVYLDEIGIEERCIYVQDTVGCHIVSKSDLGKHCDLVIVLGGDGTFLSVAREIAPRAVPVIGINQGHLGFLTQIPRENMTEELLPVLEGKYLPEERILIEAALVRDGQTFHRALALNDAVLSRGGAGQMIEFEVFINQEFVYTQRSDGLIVSTPTGSTAYSLAAGGPIMQAGLHAFTLVPICPQSMTNRPIAIPDTSEIEILVTQSGDARVHFDGQSFIDVQNLDRIIIRRYHNPLRILHPTDYQYFRTLRQKLHWGEQLV
- the mnmC gene encoding FAD-dependent 5-carboxymethylaminomethyl-2-thiouridine(34) oxidoreductase MnmC, which encodes MPILAWNTPPAPAELARVIETHPAPLHLVACLSENRMPNFPLSDAPTELEGRLKTRLDQAVKCLQFNSVNFLENLLPDVHIWLVPPHRADSLYEHFAPIEWQTEAVPQAAPKPVKPWFRRPQAITPPESALVIGAGIAGAATARKLAEHGVRVTVLEAGKAAQGGSGNRQGLLYAKISPHDTEQTELLLAGYGYTRRLLQDLLPDSDAWGGDGVLHLNFDEAERKRNQALGLQQHHAHLYRSVSADEAAQIAGIDVFSDGLYWPQGVWLNPPAVVRALLNHPLIALHEDTPLSATEYDGVNWMAHTPRGSFSASHIIYCMGAHSPNAADANVSTLPFRQIRGQTSVAAASGFSKRLRCALSGESYISPSWQGQHCYGATFVLNSNDDAWHLHEETANRAALQQLNPPLAQSLFEQNPLRSVSDDLSDPPQGHAALRCDSPDHLPVVGALGDIAAMQTAYAKLALDKNYRLDNVPCPYLPNAYINTAHGTRGLATAPVCAAAIAADILSLPQPLSQRLRTALHPNRAVIRAIVRQQPLL
- a CDS encoding glutamate-5-semialdehyde dehydrogenase; the protein is MQNIQDYVRRTASAAKQASYIVAAAETAQKNAALLRAAELIKHHQTAILAANAQDMEQAAQKGLNDALLDRLRLTEKTIDAMCEGLRQIAALPDPVGEMDEFRTRENGLQIGKMRVPLGVVGIIYESRPNVTVDAAALCLKSGNVCVLRGGSEAFNSNMALSKLITQALVENGLPAAAVSLIENTDRESVGAMLQSPEFIDVVIPRGGKSLVSRIAAEARVPVIKHLDGICHVYIDRAADAEKAVNIAFNAKTSRYGTCNTMETLLVHQSRAAEILPVLAEKYAARDVELRGCPRTLSILPHIQTASEEDWDTEYLAPILSVKIVDSLEEAVAHINTHGSHHTDSIVTESYTDARTFLRTIDSASVMVNASTRFADGFEYGLGAEIGISTDKIHVRGPVGLHGLTSQKWIVLGDGQVRS
- a CDS encoding excalibur calcium-binding domain-containing protein, with protein sequence MGKEIFAPLSAFTTLPHPPAEGQRVSFEIIKGRRGRDEAENICFASDCIGEADFFAPEPEPFKAAFSKLLWIIPVIALLAAGGWFGWNYWQEYRRQVQETTAAAPVTMVSEVAEKMKAERKAWKDAASGRTAFKHGSTASTGSAATTDTTTAFKCDGRQHCSQMNSLEEAEFFIKNCPNTKMDGDHDGIPCENDSRWH